In Bythopirellula goksoeyrii, a single window of DNA contains:
- a CDS encoding FMN-binding glutamate synthase family protein: MYAAARVVCFIVFLLALLCVALGVWVSPYFYWGLVVFAPLSLLAVWDMVQKKHSICRNYPLLGRLRFLQEAIRPEWHQYFIESDTDGRPYSRVQRTLIYKRAKNIDGLQPFGTELDVYGDEYEWLTHSIAPHEKSEEHFRTNVGGPDCKKPYSCSLINISAMSYGAISPNAIRALNKGAKLGGFYHTTGEGGLSSYHKENGGDLVWQIGTGYFGCRNDDGTFNSDMFAEQAVIDSVKMIEIKVSQGAKPGHGGVLPAAKVTQEISNVRRVPMGQDCISPPGHSAFHTPVEMCHYIQQLRELSGGKPVGFKLCIGRPHEFMAICKAMRSTGILADFITVDGAEGGTGAAPPEFSDSLGTPLREGLILVQNCLVGSGLRDKIHIASSGKVASAFHVARNMGLGADWCNIARGFMMAVGCIQAQSCDTNRCPVGVATQDAKLQRALDVGDKSQRAFHFHHNMMESLSDIVAAAGLDHPQEFKPAHFCKRMGPTKLRTFEHAYDFLEKDELLQGTDHPHYKLWWEAASADTFAAQVDLMS, encoded by the coding sequence ATGTATGCTGCGGCTCGTGTCGTTTGTTTTATTGTTTTTCTCTTGGCGCTCTTGTGTGTTGCGTTGGGAGTGTGGGTCTCGCCGTATTTTTATTGGGGGTTGGTGGTGTTTGCCCCTCTCTCCTTGCTGGCGGTTTGGGATATGGTGCAGAAGAAGCACAGCATTTGTCGCAACTATCCGCTGTTGGGTCGTTTGCGATTTCTGCAAGAGGCGATTCGCCCCGAATGGCATCAGTATTTCATTGAGAGCGATACCGATGGTCGCCCCTATAGTCGGGTCCAGCGGACGCTTATTTATAAGCGTGCCAAGAACATCGATGGTTTGCAGCCGTTCGGTACGGAACTCGATGTTTACGGTGACGAATACGAATGGCTTACCCATTCGATTGCTCCTCATGAGAAAAGCGAGGAACACTTTCGCACGAACGTCGGCGGCCCTGACTGCAAGAAGCCTTATTCCTGTTCGCTGATCAACATCTCGGCGATGAGCTACGGTGCGATCAGCCCCAATGCGATTCGGGCACTCAATAAAGGGGCCAAGCTGGGGGGCTTCTATCACACGACCGGCGAAGGGGGCTTGAGCTCTTATCACAAAGAGAACGGCGGTGATCTCGTCTGGCAAATTGGCACGGGTTACTTTGGCTGCCGCAACGACGACGGCACCTTCAACTCCGACATGTTCGCCGAGCAGGCTGTGATTGACTCCGTGAAAATGATCGAGATCAAAGTCTCACAAGGGGCCAAGCCGGGGCATGGTGGTGTGCTTCCTGCCGCGAAAGTTACGCAAGAAATCTCGAACGTCCGCCGAGTCCCCATGGGACAGGATTGCATCTCGCCACCCGGCCACAGTGCCTTTCACACTCCCGTTGAAATGTGTCACTACATTCAACAGCTGCGCGAGCTCTCCGGTGGCAAGCCCGTAGGGTTTAAGCTCTGTATCGGCCGACCCCATGAATTCATGGCCATCTGCAAGGCGATGCGTTCGACGGGGATCCTGGCCGACTTCATTACGGTCGATGGGGCCGAGGGAGGAACGGGCGCTGCACCACCCGAGTTTTCTGACAGCCTGGGGACTCCCTTGCGCGAAGGATTGATTTTGGTACAAAACTGTCTCGTTGGCAGTGGCCTGCGCGACAAAATTCATATCGCGAGTTCCGGCAAGGTCGCCTCAGCGTTTCACGTTGCCCGCAATATGGGATTGGGAGCCGACTGGTGCAACATCGCCCGCGGGTTCATGATGGCCGTCGGCTGCATCCAGGCTCAGTCGTGTGACACCAATCGCTGCCCTGTGGGCGTCGCCACCCAAGACGCCAAACTCCAGCGAGCGCTGGATGTCGGCGACAAGAGTCAACGGGCATTCCATTTTCATCACAACATGATGGAATCCTTGTCCGACATCGTAGCGGCCGCCGGACTCGACCATCCCCAAGAATTCAAGCCGGCTCACTTCTGCAAACGAATGGGGCCAACGAAGCTCCGCACCTTTGAGCATGCCTACGATTTTCTGGAGAAAGACGAACTTCTCCAAGGAACCGACCATCCGCACTACAAACTCTGGTGGGAGGCAGCTTCAGCGGATACCTTTGCCGCGCAGGTGGATCTGATGAGCTAA
- the coxB gene encoding cytochrome c oxidase subunit II, which produces MFPVFQPESPEAQAIYDLFLLVLAISAVIFIIVAGLIAVAIWRGRSRATMPKQDFGSEKREIYWMVGPILVVFWITAISAKLILTVNAFPKFHPQGLDSSEVEADLTVTGHQWWWEVEHNDSGIIEANEIYIPTGKKLRVKLQSADVIHCFWVPQLARKMDVIPGRENYIWLEATKPGTYQGRCAEYCGNQHAWMGFKVYALEPEEFTKWEAGEKVAPGTSTESDAVKGEKLFFAHTCSNCHTVEGTVAQATIGPNLTRIASRKEIGAGVLKNSTENLTLWLKNPQAIKPGCKMPDFKLTEDEASQIAAYLESLD; this is translated from the coding sequence ATGTTTCCTGTATTTCAGCCAGAATCTCCGGAAGCGCAAGCGATATACGATCTCTTTCTGTTAGTGCTCGCCATTAGCGCCGTCATCTTCATCATTGTGGCGGGGTTGATCGCCGTCGCGATTTGGCGGGGCCGCTCCCGAGCAACAATGCCCAAACAAGATTTTGGGAGCGAGAAAAGGGAAATCTACTGGATGGTTGGGCCCATCCTGGTCGTGTTCTGGATCACAGCCATCAGTGCCAAGCTCATTCTCACGGTGAACGCTTTCCCCAAGTTTCACCCTCAGGGACTTGACTCCTCTGAGGTCGAGGCTGACTTGACCGTTACGGGTCACCAATGGTGGTGGGAGGTCGAACACAACGACAGCGGCATCATCGAAGCCAACGAGATCTATATTCCCACGGGGAAGAAGCTACGGGTCAAACTGCAGTCGGCTGACGTGATCCATTGCTTCTGGGTTCCGCAACTTGCCCGCAAGATGGACGTCATCCCGGGGCGCGAAAACTATATTTGGCTCGAAGCTACAAAACCAGGCACCTACCAAGGTCGCTGCGCCGAATATTGTGGCAATCAACACGCCTGGATGGGTTTCAAGGTCTATGCCCTCGAACCTGAAGAATTCACCAAGTGGGAAGCGGGTGAAAAGGTTGCCCCCGGCACATCAACCGAGTCGGATGCGGTGAAGGGTGAAAAACTTTTCTTCGCCCACACCTGCTCGAATTGTCATACCGTCGAGGGGACCGTCGCCCAAGCGACTATTGGCCCCAATCTCACACGAATCGCATCCCGCAAGGAGATCGGCGCTGGCGTGCTCAAGAACTCGACTGAGAACCTCACTCTGTGGTTGAAGAATCCCCAGGCAATCAAACCGGGATGCAAAATGCCAGACTTCAAACTCACCGAAGACGAGGCGAGCCAAATCGCCGCATATCTGGAGTCTTTAGATTGA
- the ctaD gene encoding cytochrome c oxidase subunit I, which produces MSTDVATPYEPVEVDSTTGLLSWVSTVDHKRVGILYILLAVFFLLVGGIEAVLIRTQLAIPNNTFLSPEVFNQLFTMHGTTMVFLVGMPFFTGFSNYLVPLMIGAKDVAFPRLNAMSFWMLPFGAFLLYFSFLTGAAPNAGWFSYAPLSTKPYSLGPGIDYWLVGLIVMGVGSIAGAINIVATVLCMRAPGMSLQRVPLFVWIMLMQAMLIVVTIPPLNSAMALLCVDRWLEAAFFEPVRGGSALLWQHFFWIFGHPEVYVFALPAFAMVSEVIPVFSRKPIYGYAFVAGSSTVILLLSYSVWAHHMFAVGLGTSANIFFSAMTMLIALPTGVKIFNWTATMWGGSIRLTTSMLFAIAFLIQFVIGGLTGVMFAAVPIDWQMTDTYFVVAHFHYVLIGGVVFAIFAATYYWFPKMTGRMLDERLGKWQFWLWLVGFNGTFMVQHFLGAMGMPRRVYTYADNPGWALLNGISSFSVIFMVAGTLVLIWNIAKSLLHGERAGNNPWDAFTLEWATTSPPPETNFDTLPEIKSRRPVWDQQHPDLADWKFAKTPEDRGRRPDRAKVCAWAFVISEAVFFVLLLVTYVVFNSQATGDGPTAENSLDVNRTGVFSLILIASSLTFWISERCLRVGRRGPFLFWLGTTILLGITFLIGQGWEYYGLIANDITIDRNLFASTFFTVTGFHGLHVTAGVIALAIMYTLGRQNHLTQEHAKPYEAIGVYWHFVDVVWIVVFSIIYLGVFQS; this is translated from the coding sequence TTGAGCACCGACGTCGCCACACCCTACGAACCCGTTGAAGTGGACTCCACCACGGGATTGCTCTCCTGGGTCTCCACGGTGGACCACAAACGGGTGGGCATCCTCTACATTCTGCTGGCCGTCTTCTTTCTATTGGTGGGTGGCATCGAAGCGGTCTTAATTCGTACCCAGTTGGCGATACCCAACAACACGTTCCTGTCGCCCGAGGTGTTCAACCAACTGTTCACCATGCATGGCACGACCATGGTGTTCCTGGTGGGCATGCCGTTTTTCACCGGATTTTCCAACTATCTGGTTCCCCTGATGATCGGTGCTAAGGACGTTGCCTTCCCCCGACTCAATGCGATGAGTTTCTGGATGTTGCCCTTTGGGGCGTTCCTCTTGTACTTCAGCTTCCTCACGGGCGCAGCACCGAATGCGGGCTGGTTTTCCTATGCACCTCTCTCCACCAAGCCTTACAGCTTGGGACCGGGAATCGACTACTGGCTTGTCGGCCTCATTGTGATGGGTGTGGGATCGATCGCGGGCGCGATTAACATCGTGGCAACCGTATTGTGCATGCGCGCCCCCGGAATGAGTTTGCAACGCGTGCCGTTGTTTGTGTGGATCATGCTGATGCAAGCGATGTTGATCGTGGTGACCATTCCGCCGCTCAACTCCGCGATGGCACTGCTGTGCGTCGATCGCTGGTTGGAAGCGGCATTCTTCGAGCCGGTGCGAGGTGGTTCGGCCCTGTTGTGGCAACATTTCTTCTGGATTTTTGGACACCCGGAGGTCTACGTCTTCGCTTTGCCGGCGTTTGCCATGGTCTCAGAAGTGATTCCCGTCTTTTCCCGTAAACCCATTTACGGCTATGCCTTCGTGGCGGGGTCTTCGACGGTCATTCTCCTGCTGAGCTACAGTGTGTGGGCCCACCACATGTTTGCTGTGGGGCTGGGAACGAGTGCTAATATCTTCTTCTCCGCGATGACGATGCTCATTGCCCTACCGACCGGCGTGAAGATCTTCAACTGGACCGCCACCATGTGGGGCGGCTCGATTCGGCTCACCACGTCGATGCTGTTCGCCATCGCGTTCCTGATCCAGTTCGTGATCGGTGGCCTGACGGGCGTCATGTTTGCTGCCGTGCCGATCGATTGGCAAATGACCGACACCTATTTCGTTGTTGCGCACTTCCACTATGTACTGATCGGCGGGGTGGTGTTTGCCATCTTCGCGGCAACTTACTATTGGTTCCCCAAGATGACCGGCCGCATGCTCGACGAGCGGCTGGGCAAATGGCAGTTCTGGCTCTGGCTGGTCGGCTTTAATGGCACGTTCATGGTCCAACATTTCTTGGGTGCCATGGGAATGCCTCGTCGCGTCTACACCTATGCCGACAATCCTGGCTGGGCCCTGCTCAACGGCATTTCTTCGTTTTCGGTGATCTTCATGGTGGCGGGGACGCTTGTGCTCATCTGGAATATTGCCAAGAGCCTGCTCCATGGCGAAAGGGCAGGCAACAATCCTTGGGACGCCTTCACTCTGGAATGGGCGACGACTTCCCCTCCGCCAGAAACCAACTTTGACACACTCCCCGAAATAAAAAGCCGTCGCCCCGTTTGGGACCAGCAGCATCCCGATCTTGCCGACTGGAAGTTTGCCAAGACCCCCGAAGACCGTGGCCGTCGCCCCGATCGGGCGAAAGTCTGCGCCTGGGCTTTCGTGATTTCCGAAGCGGTGTTCTTTGTGCTGTTGTTGGTGACCTATGTCGTGTTTAACTCACAAGCCACCGGTGATGGGCCCACGGCAGAGAACTCGCTCGATGTGAATCGCACGGGTGTTTTCAGCTTGATCTTGATCGCCAGCAGCCTGACGTTCTGGATCTCGGAACGGTGCTTGCGAGTCGGACGTCGCGGGCCATTCTTGTTCTGGCTGGGGACAACTATCCTGCTAGGCATCACCTTTCTCATTGGCCAGGGCTGGGAATACTACGGTCTTATTGCTAACGACATCACGATCGACCGCAATCTGTTTGCCTCGACGTTTTTCACCGTCACGGGTTTTCATGGGCTACACGTTACCGCCGGCGTCATTGCTCTGGCGATCATGTACACCCTGGGCCGACAGAACCATCTCACCCAAGAACACGCCAAACCCTATGAGGCGATTGGCGTCTATTGGCATTTCGTCGACGTCGTATGGATCGTGGTTTTCTCGATCATTTATCTAGGAGTATTCCAGTCATGA
- a CDS encoding cytochrome c oxidase assembly protein — protein MMSEKLWYWTSPVWLVVVMLLVGYLILARGRSRTQLAIFLLGLIALTLAFVSPVGVLSDGYLFSAHMVQHLVLLLVVPLCILLSLPKQQMSQWFNRPKFDRFGRLLAIASIGWICGVGAMWFWHVPTLCSTAAQRPAVGLLRDLSLVLAGLAFWWPIYAPCARYRLDPLRGIAYLFSACLGCTLLGIYITFAPLSVCPVFASPVDRIGILNSLYDAGITPGIDQHIGGLMMWVPPCVLYVGAIISLLSRWYSDVEPESPFVPGRAKPSGVTL, from the coding sequence ATGATGAGCGAAAAATTATGGTACTGGACTTCGCCGGTGTGGCTCGTGGTAGTCATGCTGCTAGTTGGCTATTTAATTCTTGCGCGCGGTCGTAGCCGTACTCAACTGGCAATCTTTCTGCTGGGGCTCATTGCCTTAACCTTGGCATTCGTATCACCTGTGGGCGTGTTGTCCGACGGTTATCTCTTCAGTGCCCACATGGTGCAGCATCTCGTGCTGCTCTTGGTGGTTCCGCTGTGCATTTTGCTGAGTTTACCCAAGCAGCAAATGTCACAATGGTTCAACCGCCCAAAGTTCGACCGCTTCGGCAGACTGCTGGCGATTGCATCGATCGGCTGGATTTGTGGTGTGGGCGCAATGTGGTTCTGGCATGTCCCCACCCTGTGCAGCACCGCCGCCCAGCGGCCAGCGGTCGGACTCCTGCGTGACCTTTCGCTCGTCCTGGCAGGTCTGGCGTTCTGGTGGCCGATCTATGCACCTTGCGCTCGCTACCGACTCGACCCCTTGCGCGGCATCGCCTATTTGTTCTCCGCCTGCCTCGGCTGCACGCTGCTAGGCATTTATATCACCTTCGCTCCACTCTCGGTCTGCCCGGTTTTCGCCAGCCCCGTCGATCGTATTGGGATTCTGAACTCCCTTTACGATGCAGGCATCACGCCGGGGATCGATCAACACATCGGAGGGTTGATGATGTGGGTGCCACCTTGTGTACTTTATGTGGGAGCGATCATCAGCCTGCTTAGCCGTTGGTATTCAGACGTCGAGCCAGAATCACCATTTGTACCCGGCCGAGCCAAACCAAGTGGGGTAACGCTATGA
- a CDS encoding QcrA and Rieske domain-containing protein, which translates to MNKESNDQTCCQDLDDRRSFYARLSMILSGVIGALIVLPGIGFVLAPIFKKTEQKWRTLGKVDAFKEGATVLVNFEDPSPEKWAGVTAKTAAWLRRVDDAKFIAFSINCRHLGCPVRWEEGPELFMCPCHGGVYYKDGTVAGGPPPEPLDRYQVRVRDGNVEIHTAAVPLTTTLTFDKS; encoded by the coding sequence ATGAATAAAGAGTCAAACGACCAAACCTGCTGCCAAGATCTGGACGACCGCCGCTCGTTCTATGCTCGGCTCTCGATGATCCTGTCGGGAGTCATTGGCGCCTTGATCGTTCTGCCGGGAATCGGCTTTGTGCTGGCCCCAATTTTCAAGAAGACTGAACAAAAGTGGCGCACCCTAGGCAAAGTGGATGCTTTCAAAGAAGGGGCCACGGTGCTGGTTAACTTTGAAGACCCATCGCCCGAGAAATGGGCGGGTGTTACCGCGAAGACTGCCGCCTGGCTGCGACGGGTGGACGATGCCAAGTTCATTGCGTTCTCGATCAACTGCCGCCATTTGGGCTGCCCCGTCCGCTGGGAGGAAGGACCAGAATTGTTTATGTGTCCCTGCCATGGTGGTGTTTACTACAAAGATGGCACGGTCGCGGGTGGGCCACCACCAGAACCCCTCGACCGCTACCAGGTCCGCGTCCGCGATGGCAATGTAGAAATCCACACGGCTGCAGTCCCCCTGACTACTACATTGACATTTGATAAGTCTTGA
- a CDS encoding cytochrome b N-terminal domain-containing protein: protein MKQQLQATWDWIDNRIGFTECMMPYIAHTVPRDARWWYVFGSATLTAFIVQVATGICLAMAYVPGGDEAYESLKYITDEAQFGSLVRGMHAYGASAMVTLVVIHLVQVYLHATYKYPRELNWMTGVVLFFVVLGMAFTGQLLRWDANGVWSVFVATEMASRTPYIGPMISHFLLGGETVGGSTLTRFFAYHVFIMPGMIFAGVGLHLFLLFRHGVSEMPNVDQPVDPATYKEEYEARLKKTGVPFWPNAMWRDVVFSTLVVGVIVACAAILGPPALDASPDPANIHADPMPDWYFWWYFAVLSLLPPSYELWFILGVPVLGFLVLFFLPLFSNKGHRAPSKRPWAVGIVIAAFASFVVLTVYGYREPWSPDFGVEELPTSVIGAEQGPVFEGGKLVHSKGCMYCHDINGYGGHRGPDLSNIGEQLTRDDLIIRINNGGYNMPSFASSLNSQELTKIVDFLMTRVEDRTESSTSDNAKDHADDRG from the coding sequence ATGAAACAACAACTACAAGCCACATGGGACTGGATCGACAACCGCATCGGTTTTACCGAATGCATGATGCCTTACATTGCGCATACGGTCCCCCGCGACGCGCGCTGGTGGTATGTTTTCGGCAGCGCCACATTAACGGCTTTTATCGTTCAAGTTGCCACCGGCATTTGTCTGGCGATGGCGTATGTGCCAGGGGGGGATGAGGCCTATGAGAGTCTGAAATACATCACCGACGAGGCCCAATTCGGCTCCTTGGTCCGCGGCATGCACGCCTATGGTGCCTCGGCGATGGTCACCCTGGTGGTGATTCATTTGGTGCAAGTCTATTTGCACGCGACCTACAAGTATCCGCGCGAGCTGAACTGGATGACGGGCGTCGTGCTGTTCTTTGTCGTATTGGGGATGGCCTTTACGGGGCAGCTATTGCGCTGGGACGCCAACGGCGTGTGGTCGGTTTTCGTCGCGACTGAAATGGCGTCCCGCACACCCTACATTGGTCCGATGATCTCCCACTTCTTGCTAGGTGGCGAGACCGTGGGGGGGTCCACGCTCACGAGGTTCTTCGCCTACCACGTATTCATCATGCCGGGGATGATCTTCGCCGGGGTCGGTTTGCACTTGTTCCTGTTGTTTCGCCACGGCGTGTCGGAGATGCCCAACGTCGATCAGCCCGTCGATCCGGCGACCTACAAAGAAGAATACGAAGCGAGACTCAAGAAAACGGGAGTTCCGTTCTGGCCCAATGCCATGTGGCGCGACGTGGTCTTCTCGACCTTGGTCGTAGGAGTCATCGTCGCATGCGCGGCCATTCTTGGTCCCCCTGCCCTGGATGCATCCCCTGACCCGGCAAACATCCATGCTGACCCGATGCCTGACTGGTACTTCTGGTGGTACTTCGCTGTGTTGTCGCTGCTACCCCCTTCCTATGAACTCTGGTTCATCCTTGGTGTGCCGGTCCTTGGTTTCCTGGTGCTCTTCTTCCTGCCTCTTTTTTCCAACAAGGGCCACCGCGCCCCGAGCAAGCGGCCCTGGGCAGTTGGCATCGTGATTGCAGCTTTTGCCAGCTTCGTCGTGCTTACGGTTTATGGATACCGTGAACCCTGGTCGCCAGATTTCGGAGTGGAGGAATTACCGACGAGTGTGATAGGTGCCGAACAAGGCCCCGTCTTCGAAGGAGGAAAACTTGTCCATTCCAAAGGCTGTATGTATTGCCACGACATCAACGGCTACGGCGGTCATCGTGGACCCGACCTTTCGAACATTGGAGAGCAACTCACCCGCGACGATCTCATCATCCGCATCAACAACGGCGGCTACAACATGCCGTCGTTCGCCAGCAGCTTGAATTCCCAGGAACTCACCAAGATTGTCGACTTCTTGATGACGAGAGTCGAAGACAGGACTGAATCGAGTACCTCAGACAATGCAAAGGATCACGCGGATGATCGCGGATAA
- a CDS encoding NAD-dependent malic enzyme: MTSPVLSDPEKTGIDRIEDPLLNKGTAFTPEERQKYRLLGLLPPHIDSLEEQVVRAYDAFSAEETDLDKHIFLRELQDENETLFYRLLLEHVAEMMPIVYTPIVGKACEEFSHIYRRARGVFVSYPDRELMDDILSHVDREIDVIVVTDGERILGLGDQGAGGMGIPIGKLSLYSLCGGIHPARTLPMLLDLGTNNAERIDDPRYIGWRHERIKGAEYDNFIEQFVEAVMKRFPNVLLQWEDFASVDAERILKKYRDRLCTFNDDIQGTAAVTSGTILAAIQSAGGKLADQRFVMLGAGSAGVGITGQLVGSIVASGKSEAEARDMFYVIDRNGLLHDGRTDLDEVLMPLAQKQANLAGWDCDTKGSISFADVVRNAKPTVLVGATGQQGAFTEAIIREMASHTERPVIFPLSNPTSHAEAIPADLLKWTDGKARIATGSPFDPVEYNGKTHVISQCNNSYIFPAMGLGILAAKANRVTDGMFTAAAEALKECSPALADPTAPLLPPLSKIRDCARHIGIAVARQAQQDGVAQTTVAEELEKRIDQTMWTPQY, translated from the coding sequence ATGACTTCCCCTGTACTCAGCGATCCCGAAAAGACTGGCATCGACCGTATTGAGGACCCGTTGCTTAACAAGGGCACGGCGTTCACTCCCGAAGAACGACAGAAGTATCGGCTGCTCGGGCTGTTGCCGCCGCATATTGACTCTTTGGAAGAACAGGTCGTGCGGGCCTACGATGCCTTCAGTGCTGAAGAAACGGATCTTGACAAGCATATTTTTCTGCGTGAATTGCAGGATGAGAACGAAACCCTATTTTACCGACTTCTGCTCGAACACGTCGCAGAAATGATGCCGATCGTCTACACCCCCATCGTCGGCAAGGCCTGCGAGGAGTTCAGCCACATCTACCGTCGCGCACGGGGTGTGTTCGTCTCGTATCCCGATCGCGAACTGATGGATGACATCCTCTCGCACGTCGATCGAGAAATAGATGTGATTGTCGTCACCGATGGCGAACGGATTCTCGGGCTCGGCGACCAGGGTGCTGGGGGGATGGGGATACCTATTGGAAAACTTTCGCTCTATTCTCTCTGCGGAGGAATCCATCCCGCACGGACTTTGCCGATGCTGCTCGATCTAGGCACAAACAACGCCGAGCGCATTGACGATCCCCGTTACATTGGCTGGCGGCACGAACGGATCAAGGGCGCAGAATACGACAACTTCATCGAGCAATTTGTCGAAGCCGTCATGAAGCGGTTCCCCAATGTGCTGCTGCAATGGGAAGACTTTGCCTCGGTCGACGCCGAGCGAATACTCAAGAAATATCGCGACCGCCTCTGCACGTTCAACGATGACATTCAAGGCACCGCCGCCGTCACCTCCGGCACGATCCTGGCTGCCATTCAGTCGGCTGGTGGGAAGCTCGCCGACCAACGTTTCGTCATGCTCGGTGCTGGCTCGGCAGGGGTCGGTATCACGGGCCAATTAGTCGGTTCGATTGTTGCCAGCGGCAAGAGCGAAGCGGAAGCGCGAGATATGTTCTACGTCATCGACCGCAACGGCTTGTTGCACGATGGCCGCACAGATCTCGATGAGGTGCTAATGCCGCTTGCACAAAAGCAAGCCAACCTGGCAGGTTGGGACTGCGACACCAAAGGCTCGATCAGTTTTGCCGATGTGGTGCGTAATGCCAAGCCGACGGTCCTCGTCGGTGCCACCGGCCAGCAAGGGGCTTTCACTGAAGCCATCATCCGCGAGATGGCGAGTCACACGGAGAGGCCCGTCATTTTCCCCCTCTCGAATCCCACCTCCCATGCCGAAGCCATCCCGGCAGATCTTTTGAAATGGACTGATGGCAAGGCGCGAATCGCCACCGGCAGCCCGTTCGACCCAGTTGAGTACAACGGCAAGACGCACGTCATCTCGCAGTGCAACAACAGCTACATCTTCCCCGCCATGGGACTCGGTATCCTGGCGGCGAAAGCCAACCGTGTCACCGACGGCATGTTCACGGCCGCCGCCGAAGCACTCAAAGAATGCTCCCCGGCCCTTGCCGATCCTACTGCTCCACTCTTGCCGCCGCTAAGTAAGATTCGCGATTGCGCCCGGCACATCGGTATTGCAGTGGCCCGGCAAGCTCAACAAGACGGCGTTGCGCAAACAACCGTCGCCGAAGAGTTGGAGAAGCGAATCGATCAAACGATGTGGACGCCACAATACTGA